The DNA region GAGGCTAATTTTACGTCAACAGGCGGCACGGTGAAATTAGCAAAATGTGCAAAGTCTTTTGCATCAGGCGCAATAATCGACAATTACCACTTCACTGTCGCGATAAAACCGCCGTCTGGCGCATTGCCGAATGACACCGTCATTCCGTGCAGGGCAGCAATACGGCGGACAATCGACAGGCCCAGCCCGCTGCCGGTAACGTGCTGTCCGGGCGGGCGATAAAAGCGTTCACCAATGTGGGGCAGGGCGTCCGCCGTGATGCCGGGGCCGTTGTCTCTGACGGTAAACTGTCTGGCATCGAGCGTGACATCAACCACGCTGCCTTTTGGGCTGTAGCGGATGGCGTTATCCAGCAGATTGCGAACCAGTAGACTGAGCAGCAGCGGTTGCCCGGTGCGTGTCACATCGTGGGCATTGATCTGCAAACGCACATCGATATGCGCCTGCTGCGCGGGTTGCCAGATGTCCATCACCGCAGACTGAAGGAGTTCCTCAAAAGAGAGCGTGGCGACATCCTGCAGATTATCCAGCGAGTCGAGACGGGAAAGCGTCAGGAGCTGATCGACCAGGCGCGTGGCGCGATCGATGCCCGTATGAAGTTGCATCAGTGCTTTCTCCCGCGCCAGCGGATCATCATCAGAAAGTTGTGCCACCTCCGTCTGGACCTTCAGCGCCGCTAACGGGCTGCGCAGTTCGTGTGCGGCGTCTGATGTAAAGCGTCGTTCGCGCACCATCATATTGTGGGTGCGGGTAAAAAGCTGGTTGAGCGATTCGACCAGCGGGCGCACCTCACTCGGAACGCCGTGCAAACTGAGCGGTTCGCTGGACTCCGGATAGCGCAGGCGCAACGCCTGTGCCAGCTTTTTCAGCGGCATGAGTTCCCGATGCAGTAACATAATCAGCAACAGCAGCATCAGCGGCAGGGCGATAAGCCAGGGAACCAGTTGCGCCGTCACAATCTCCAGCGCCATATCTTCACGGTATTCCCACTCCTGACCGACCACGATGCGGTACTTACCATCGGCGGAGGTCAGCCAGATGAAACGCCATTTATCGTCATCGCCGTTGAGCTGGCCGTCATCAAACCCTTCCCGGCGGTAGCTATAGGGGATGTTCTGGCCATTGTCGCCATCGTGCAGCACCATCTTGCCGTCCGTGGTATAGATGGCAAAGGTCAGCACGTCATCATCAACATGACCGTGCTTGAATTTCTTCGGCGTATGCGCCATCCGTTCGGTGGCATGCAGTTCATTGATATCGAGCGTAACCAGGCGTTTGGCGAAGAGCATCAGCTGAGTATCAAACAGTTCATCGACGTTATCGGTCGTCTTCTTCCAGGCGACAAAACTCGATATCGCCCAGGTCATGGCTGCCAGAATCAGAAAGATGAGGGTAAGCCTGACGCGCAGGCTGAGTTGCCGGGTCACGATGATGCCTCGCCAAGCGTATAGCCAATGCCGTGAACGGTGCGAATGAAATCGCTGCCCAGTTTGCGCCGCAGATGGTGAACATGCACTTCAACGGCATTGCTGGTGACCTCTTCGTCCCAGTTATACAGCTTCTCTTCGATGAGCTTGCGTGGCAGCACGCGCCCGGCATTGCGCATCAGTAACTCCAGCAGCGCGAACTCCTTTGGCTTGAGTATCAGCGGCTCACCCGCCAGCGTCGCGACCCGATCGACGGGCGTTAAGGTCACCTGCCCGTGGCGCAGTTCGCTGCTGGCCTGACCGCTGGCGCGACGCATCAGCGCTTCCAGCCTGGCGGCGACTTCAATGAGCGCAAAGGGCTTACACAGATAATCATCTGCCCCGAGGCGAAGTCCTTCCACGCGATCGGACAGCGCATCGCGTGCGGTGAGGATCAGCACCGGTTCGCGCTTTCCTTGTTCACGCCAGTCGCGCAGGATATCGCGTCCGTCCATCCCCGGCAGCGTGAGATCGAGGATCACCGCATCGTAAGGCGCGCTGTAGAGCGCTTCTTTTCCCAGACGACCTTCAGTAAACCAGTCGACGCTAAAGCCCATTTTACTCAACCCTGTTTTGAGACCGTCGCCAATCAACGCATCATCTTCAACCAGTAAAATTCGCATGTTTCATCCCTGCATCCGCTGTAATAAAGGCAAATAAAGCCTGATGTCGCCTGTGATGTACAGCAAAAATGAGACTTTTTTTTACCTTAAGAACTCGTTAAGGATTAGCGTGTTTAATGGCTATCAAATGACATCAAAGGGAGAAATGATCATGAAAAAACTGGCTGCAATTGTTGCCGTTATGGCGCTCTGTTCCGCACCGGTTCTGGCCGCGCAGCAGGGTGGTTTTTCTGGCCCGTCCGCGACACAAACGCAGAGTGGCGGCTTCCAGGGACCTAACGGCAGTAGCACGACGGTAGAAAGTGCGAAATCCCTGCGTGATGACACCTGGGTGACGCTGCGTGGCAACATCGTTGAACGCATTTCCGATGACCTCTATCTGTTTAAAGACGCGACAGGCACCATCAATGTCGATATCGACCACAAACGCTGGAACGGCGTGACGGTCACCCCGCAGGATACCGTTGAAATTCAGGGTGAAGTGGACAAAGACTGGAATTCCGTTGAAATTGACGTGAAGCAAATCAGTAAAGTCAGCAAATAATCCCCGTCAGGGCCGCGTTCGCGGCCCTTTTCTTTGTGACTCAACGCGTCAGATAAGGTAGTATCTGCGGCAATATTGCCTGAAAAGATACCGGGTATCTGGCGGGCTTACAGTTGAGGAATCACGATTAATGAGCGATATGGCAGAGCGCCTTGCGCTGCATGAATTCACTGAAAACGCCTATCTGAATTACTCCATGTACGTCATCATGGACAGGGCGTTGCCGTTTATTGGTGATGGTCTGAAACCCGTTCAGCGCCGCATTGTCTATGCGATGTCAGAGCTGGGGTTGAACGCCAGCGCTAAATTTAAAAAATCCGCCCGTACCGTCGGCGACGTGTTGGGTAAATACCACCCGCACGGAGACAGCGCCTGCTATGAAGCGATGGTGCTGATGGCGCAGCCGTTCTCTTACCGTTATCCGCTGGTTGATGGTCAGGGGAACTGGGGGGCGCCAGACGATCCGAAATCCTTCGCGGCGATGCGTTATACCGAATCCCGCCTGTCAAAATACGCTGAACTGCTGCTGAGCGAACTCGGACAGGGAACCGCAGACTGGGTGCCAAACTTCGACGGGACGATGCAGGAGCCGAAAATGCTGCCCGCGCGTCTGCCGAACATCCTGCTTAACGGCACAACCGGTATCGCGGTCGGCATGGCGACGGATATTCCGCCGCACAACCTGCGTGAAGTGGCAAAAGCCGCAATCACCCTGATTGAACAGCCGAAAACGACGCTGGACGAGCTGCTGGATATTGTCCACGGCCCGGACTACCCGACCGAAGCGGAAATCATTACCCCACGCGCCGAAATTCGTAAGATTTATGAAAATGGCCGCGGCTCCGTGCGCATGCGCGCGGTGTGGAAGAAAGAAGACGGCGCGGTGGTGATTACTGCGCTGCCGCACCAGGTTTCCGGCGCGCGCGTGCTGGAGCAAATCGCGGCCCAGATGCGCAATAAAAAGTTGCCGATGGTTGACGATCTGCGCGATGAGTCAGATCACGAGAACCCGACTCGTCTGGTGGTGGTGCCGCGTTCCAATCGCGTGGATATGGATCAGGTGATGAACCATCTGTTTGCCACCACCGATCTGGAAAAGAGCTATCGCATTAACCTCAATATGATCGGTCTCGACGGGCGTCCGGCGGTGAAAAACCTGCTGGAGATCCTCACCGAATGGCTGGTGTTCCGTCGTGATACCGTGCGTCGGCGCCTGAACTATCGTCTGGAGAAAGTCCTTAAACGCCTGCATATCCTGGAAGGTTTGCTGGTGGCGTTTCTCAATATCGATGAAGTCATTGAGATCATCCGTACGGAAGATGAGCCGAAGCCGGCGCTGATGTCGCGTTTTGGTATCACCGAAACGCAGGCCGAAGCGATCCTCGAACTGAAATTGCGTCATCTCGCCAAACTGGAAGAGATAAAGATTCGCGGTGAGCAGGACGAGTTGGCGAAAGAGCGCGATCAGTTGCAGGCAATTCTCGCCTCTGAACGCAAAATGAATACCCTGCTGAAGAAAGAGTTGCAGGCGGATGCCGACGCCTATGGCGACGATCGTCGTTCACCGCTGCGCGAGCGTGAAGAAGCGAAAGCGATGAGCGAACACGACATGCAGCCGTCTGAACCGGTGACTATCGTACTGTCGCAGATGGGCTGGGTGCGTAGCGCCAAAGGTCACGACATCGATGCGCAGGGGCTGAACTACAAAGCGGGTGACAGCTTTAAAACGGCAGTGAAAGGCAAGAGCAACCAGCCGGTGGTGTTTATCGATACCACCGGGCGCAGTTACGCCGTTGACCCGATCACGCTGCCGTCGGCGCGCGGTCAGGGTGAGCCGTTGACCGGTAAACTGACGCTGCCGCCAGGTGCTACCGTTGAGCATATGCTGATGGAAGGCGATGAGCAGAAACTGCTGATGGCATCGAATGCGGGTTACGGTTTCGTCTGTACGTTCAACGATCTGGTGGCGCGGAACCGGGCCGGTAAGACGCTCATTACGCTCCCGGAAAATTCTCGCGTTATGCCGCCGGTGGTGATTGAGGATGAAACGGACATGCTGCTGGCGATTACTCAGGCCGGACGTATGCTGATGTTCCCGGTCAGCGATCTGCCGCAGTTGTCGAAAGGCAAAGGGAACAAGATAATCAACATTCCGTCCGCAGAAGCGGCGCGTGGTGATGACGCGCTGGCGCTGCTCTATGTTCTGCCGCCGCAAAGCACGCTGACCATTCACGTCGGGAAACGCAAAATTAAGCTGCGTCCTGAAGAGTTGCAGAAAGTGGCCGGCGAACGTGGTCGTCGCGGGACGTTGATGCGCGGCTTGCAGCGCATCGATCACATTGAGATTGATTCGCCGCGTCGTGCCGGCAGTGGTGACAGCGAAGAGTAATTTGCTTTTCTCTAGTCCCCTCCCGACCGGGAGGGGACATAAACAGTAAAATTTCCCGTAAAACCGTTGTTTATTCGTGAGTCGCGATTAACAATACAGTTTTCCAGAGAGCCACATTAACAATACCCTAACCTGATAGCAGGTGACGTAGAATCCCGGGCTCTTAGGCCTTCAGAGGTTGTTATGCTATTTATTTTTCGACTTATTATTACTGTTATCTATTCCATTCTGGTTTGTGTTTTCGGTTCTCTTTACTGCTTACTCAGCCCGCGTAACCCAAAACACGTCTCGACCTTCGGGCGTATGTTTGGTCGCCTGGCGCCGCTGTTCGGCCTGAAGGTCGAGTGCCGTAAACCCGCGGATGCGGAAAGCTACGGCAACGCTATCTATATCGCTAACCATCAGAATAACTACGATATGGTGACCGCCGCGAATATCGTGCAGCCGCCCACCGTGACCGTTGGGAAGAAAAGCCTGCTGTGGATCCCGTTTTTTGGTCAACTGTACTGGCTGACGGGAAACCTGCTGATCGACCGTAATAACCGTGCAAAAGCGCACGGCACGATTGCTGAAGTGGTGAACCATTTTAAAAAGCGTCGTATCTCCATCTGGATGTTTCCGGAAGGGACTCGCAGCCGGGGTCGTGGCCTGCTGCCGTTTAAAACCGGGGCTTTTCATGCCGCGATTGCGGCTGGCGTCCCGATTATTCCGGTGTGCGTTTCCAATACCTCGAATAAAATTAACCTCAATCGCCTGAAGAATGGTCTGGTGATCGTGGAGATGCTGCCGCCGGTGGATATCAGCCAGTATGGTAAAGATCAGGTTCGTGAACTGGCCGCGCACTGCCGTTCGTTGATGGAACAAAAGATTGCTGAACTTGATAAAGAAGTCGCCGAGCGCGAAGCCGCCGGGAAGGTTTGATTCAGCGATAAATGCATACTCATCCACGCTGCAAGCCAACGCACATGCAGCCTGGAGTATGACGAGTTTTAGCAGGAAACGAGTTCCTGCCCGTAATTTAGCCAGTTTTACATGGAGCTTATATGTCATTCAGTCGGCGTCAGTTCATTCAGGCATCGGGGATCGCGCTATGTGCCAGTGCTGTTCCGCTGAGGGCCAATGCTGCCGGTCAGCAACAGCCGCTGCCCGTTCCGCCGCTACTGGAGTCCCGCCGGGGCCAGCCGCTATTTATGACGCTGCAGCGTTCGCACTGGTCCTTTACCCAGGGCACGCGTGCGCCGGTCTGGGGCATTAACGGGCGTTACCTCGGCCCGACGATCCGCGTCTGGAAAGGGGATGACGTTAAGCTTATCTACAGTAACCGTCTGGCGGAAAACGTCTCTATGACGATCGCCGGTTTACAGGTACCGGGGCCGCTGATGGGCGGTCCGGCGCGCATGATGTCGCCAAACGCCGACTGGGCGCCCGTGCTGCCCATTCGTCAGAATGCCGCCACGCTGTGGTATCACGCCAATACGCCGAACCGTACCGCTCAGCAGGTTTACAACGGCCTGGCCGGGATGTGGCTGGTTGAAGATGAGGTGAGTAAATCGCTGCCGATCCCGAACCATTACGGCGTCGATGACTTCCCCATTATTATTCAGGACAAGCGACTGGATAACTTTGGCACGCCGGAATACAGCGAGCCCGGCAGCGGCGGTTTTGTCGGTGATACGCTGTTGGTCAATGGGGTGCAAAGTCCTTATGTGGAGGTATCCCGTGGTTGGGTGCGCCTGCGTCTGCTGAACGCCTCTAACTCCCGGCGTTACCAGTTGCAGATGAGCGACGGTCGCGCACTGCATGTCATCTCCGGCGATCAGGGATTTTTGCCCGCGCCGGTATCGGTAAAACAGCTGTCGCTGGCACCCGGCGAGCGCCGCGAAATTCTGGTCGATATGACCAATGGCGATGAAGTGTCGATTACCTGCGGTGAGGCGGCGAGCATTGTTGACCGGATCCGTGGTTTCTTTGAACCGTCGAGCATTCTGGTTTCCACGCTGGTGTTAACGCTGCGCCCAACCGGCCTGCTGCCGTTGGTGACCGACAGCCTGCCGATGCGTCTGCTGCCGACCGAGATCATGAGCGGTACGCCAATTCGCAGTCGTGATATCAGTCTGGGCGACGATCCGGGCATCAACGGCCAGTTATGGGACGTCAACCGCATTGATATCACCGCGCAGCAGGGCTCCTGGGAGCGCTGGACGGTGCGTGCCGATATGCCGCAGTCGTTCCACATCGAAGGGGTGTCGTTCCTCGTGCGTAACGTCAACGGCGCGATGCCGTTCCCGGAAGACAGGGGCTGGAAAGATACCGTCTGGGTGGATGGGCAGGTCGAGCTGCTGGTCTGGTACGGACAGCCGTCCTGGGCGCATTTCCCGTTCTACTTCAACAGCCAGACGCTGGAAATGGCGGACCGCGGTTCTATTGGGCAGATTCTGGTGAATCCGGTGGCGTAATCCTCTTCTCTCTCGCCGATATGCGAGAGAGATTATCCTTCGATTTCTCTTTCGTTCCGGCATATAATCGCCGGCCTTTGATTATTTTTTTACCATTTTTGGAAGCACTATGAGCGCAATATCCCTGATCCAGCCAGACAGAGATCTCTTCTCCTGGCCTCAGTACTGGGCGGCCTGTTTTGGTCCCGCTCCTTTTTTGCCGATGTCACGCGACGAAATGGATCAACTTGGCTGGGATAGCTGCGACATTATTTTGGTTACCGGTGACGCCTATGTCGATCACCCGAGTTTCGGTATGGCGATTTGCGGCCGTATGCTGGAAGCGCAGGGCTTCCGTGTCGGCATCATTGCGCAGCCGGACTGGAACAGCAAAGACGATTTCATGCGTCTGGGCAAACCGAACCTGTACTTCGGTGTAACCGCTGGCAACATGGACTCGATGATCAACCGCTACACCGCCGATCGCCGCCTGCGCCATGACGATGCGTATACCCCGGATAACGTGTCGGGCAAGCGCCCGGATCGCGCCACGCTGGTCTATACCCAGCGCTGTAAAGAGGCATGGAAAGATGTGCCGGTGATCCTTGGCGGCATTGAAGCGAGTCTGCGCCGTACTGCGCATTATGATTACTGGTCCGATACCGTGCGTCGTTCCGTGCTGGTGGATTCCAAAGCCGACATGCTGATGTTCGGCAACGGCGAGCGTCCGCTGGTGGAAGTGTCGCACCGTCTGGCGATGGGCGAAACCATCGACCAGATCCGCGATGTGCGTAACACCGCGATTATGGTGAAAGAAGCGCTGCCTGGCTGGAGCGGCGTCGATTCTACCCGTCTGGATACGCCGGGGAAAATCGATCCGATCCCGCATCCGTATGGTGAAGATTTGCCGTGTGCCGACAACAAACCTGTTGCGCCGAAAAAGCAGGAAGCAAAAGCCGTCACCGTGCAGCCAGCGCGTCCGAAGCCGTGGGAAAAGACCTACGTTCTGCTGCCGTCCTTTGAAAAAGTGAAGGGCGACAAAGTGCTGTA from Citrobacter amalonaticus Y19 includes:
- the qseC gene encoding quorum sensing histidine kinase QseC; protein product: MIVTRQLSLRVRLTLIFLILAAMTWAISSFVAWKKTTDNVDELFDTQLMLFAKRLVTLDINELHATERMAHTPKKFKHGHVDDDVLTFAIYTTDGKMVLHDGDNGQNIPYSYRREGFDDGQLNGDDDKWRFIWLTSADGKYRIVVGQEWEYREDMALEIVTAQLVPWLIALPLMLLLLIMLLHRELMPLKKLAQALRLRYPESSEPLSLHGVPSEVRPLVESLNQLFTRTHNMMVRERRFTSDAAHELRSPLAALKVQTEVAQLSDDDPLAREKALMQLHTGIDRATRLVDQLLTLSRLDSLDNLQDVATLSFEELLQSAVMDIWQPAQQAHIDVRLQINAHDVTRTGQPLLLSLLVRNLLDNAIRYSPKGSVVDVTLDARQFTVRDNGPGITADALPHIGERFYRPPGQHVTGSGLGLSIVRRIAALHGMTVSFGNAPDGGFIATVKW
- the qseB gene encoding quorum sensing response regulator transcription factor QseB, translated to MRILLVEDDALIGDGLKTGLSKMGFSVDWFTEGRLGKEALYSAPYDAVILDLTLPGMDGRDILRDWREQGKREPVLILTARDALSDRVEGLRLGADDYLCKPFALIEVAARLEALMRRASGQASSELRHGQVTLTPVDRVATLAGEPLILKPKEFALLELLMRNAGRVLPRKLIEEKLYNWDEEVTSNAVEVHVHHLRRKLGSDFIRTVHGIGYTLGEASS
- the ftsP gene encoding cell division protein FtsP: MSFSRRQFIQASGIALCASAVPLRANAAGQQQPLPVPPLLESRRGQPLFMTLQRSHWSFTQGTRAPVWGINGRYLGPTIRVWKGDDVKLIYSNRLAENVSMTIAGLQVPGPLMGGPARMMSPNADWAPVLPIRQNAATLWYHANTPNRTAQQVYNGLAGMWLVEDEVSKSLPIPNHYGVDDFPIIIQDKRLDNFGTPEYSEPGSGGFVGDTLLVNGVQSPYVEVSRGWVRLRLLNASNSRRYQLQMSDGRALHVISGDQGFLPAPVSVKQLSLAPGERREILVDMTNGDEVSITCGEAASIVDRIRGFFEPSSILVSTLVLTLRPTGLLPLVTDSLPMRLLPTEIMSGTPIRSRDISLGDDPGINGQLWDVNRIDITAQQGSWERWTVRADMPQSFHIEGVSFLVRNVNGAMPFPEDRGWKDTVWVDGQVELLVWYGQPSWAHFPFYFNSQTLEMADRGSIGQILVNPVA
- a CDS encoding YgiW/YdeI family stress tolerance OB fold protein — protein: MKKLAAIVAVMALCSAPVLAAQQGGFSGPSATQTQSGGFQGPNGSSTTVESAKSLRDDTWVTLRGNIVERISDDLYLFKDATGTINVDIDHKRWNGVTVTPQDTVEIQGEVDKDWNSVEIDVKQISKVSK
- the parC gene encoding DNA topoisomerase IV subunit A, whose product is MSDMAERLALHEFTENAYLNYSMYVIMDRALPFIGDGLKPVQRRIVYAMSELGLNASAKFKKSARTVGDVLGKYHPHGDSACYEAMVLMAQPFSYRYPLVDGQGNWGAPDDPKSFAAMRYTESRLSKYAELLLSELGQGTADWVPNFDGTMQEPKMLPARLPNILLNGTTGIAVGMATDIPPHNLREVAKAAITLIEQPKTTLDELLDIVHGPDYPTEAEIITPRAEIRKIYENGRGSVRMRAVWKKEDGAVVITALPHQVSGARVLEQIAAQMRNKKLPMVDDLRDESDHENPTRLVVVPRSNRVDMDQVMNHLFATTDLEKSYRINLNMIGLDGRPAVKNLLEILTEWLVFRRDTVRRRLNYRLEKVLKRLHILEGLLVAFLNIDEVIEIIRTEDEPKPALMSRFGITETQAEAILELKLRHLAKLEEIKIRGEQDELAKERDQLQAILASERKMNTLLKKELQADADAYGDDRRSPLREREEAKAMSEHDMQPSEPVTIVLSQMGWVRSAKGHDIDAQGLNYKAGDSFKTAVKGKSNQPVVFIDTTGRSYAVDPITLPSARGQGEPLTGKLTLPPGATVEHMLMEGDEQKLLMASNAGYGFVCTFNDLVARNRAGKTLITLPENSRVMPPVVIEDETDMLLAITQAGRMLMFPVSDLPQLSKGKGNKIINIPSAEAARGDDALALLYVLPPQSTLTIHVGKRKIKLRPEELQKVAGERGRRGTLMRGLQRIDHIEIDSPRRAGSGDSEE
- the plsC gene encoding 1-acylglycerol-3-phosphate O-acyltransferase yields the protein MLFIFRLIITVIYSILVCVFGSLYCLLSPRNPKHVSTFGRMFGRLAPLFGLKVECRKPADAESYGNAIYIANHQNNYDMVTAANIVQPPTVTVGKKSLLWIPFFGQLYWLTGNLLIDRNNRAKAHGTIAEVVNHFKKRRISIWMFPEGTRSRGRGLLPFKTGAFHAAIAAGVPIIPVCVSNTSNKINLNRLKNGLVIVEMLPPVDISQYGKDQVRELAAHCRSLMEQKIAELDKEVAEREAAGKV